One genomic window of Corticium candelabrum chromosome 21, ooCorCand1.1, whole genome shotgun sequence includes the following:
- the LOC134196873 gene encoding LHFPL tetraspan subfamily member 6 protein-like — MCGTLNGWGYLWVFVSIAFAVGTSMSFFYTAWLTGPALVNGTNDASKLKYFSDYVDWNKYKDVEFSFSTFRRCNYWSVAESKTKVFTVNNYSVVEECGRYRDFSGPLGIPSVSWQVCTLMAGSATAVLILVALVGLLAVCVNGVFGNRCIAVCTALVQFACGLALVGTVLLFPVGWDAERLRMEACGWDAGKYQIGRCSLGWCYYVTLCCAIGVMVTAIISPAKCGESSDDDDPLPAYMI; from the exons ATGTGTGGCACACTGAACGGCTGGGGTTACCTCTGGGTTTTCGTCTCGATCGCCTTTGCCGTCGGCACGAGCATGTCCTTCTTCTACACCGCCTGGCTCACCGGCCCGGCGCTCGTCAACGGCACAAATGACGCGAGCAAACTCAAGTATTTCTCCGACTACGTCGACTGGAACAAATACAAAGACGTCGAGTTCTCGTTCTCGACGTTCCGTCGCTGCAACTACTGGTCGGTGGCGGAAAGCAAGACGAAAGTGTTTACCGTCAATAATTACAGTGTCGTCGAGGAGTGCGGACGCTATCGGGATTTCTCCGGGCCGTTGGGCATTCCGTCGGTGTCTTGGCAAGTGTGCACTCTGATGGCTGGGTCTGCGACAGCGGTGCTCATTCTGGTTGCGTTGGTGGGATTGTTGGCCGTGTGCGTGAACGGCGTGTTCGGCAACCGATGCATCGCCGTCTGCACGGCGCTGGTGCAGTTCGCGTGCG GTCTTGCTCTGGTTGGTACAGTGCTACTCTTTCCCGTTGGTTGGGATGCCGAGCGACTTCGTATGGAGGCGTGTGGATGGGATGCTGGCAAGTATCAGATTGGTAGGTGCTCTCTCGGATGGTGCTACTACGTCACACTTTGCTGTGCAATCGGTGTTATGGTGACCGCCATCATTTCACCAGCCAAATGCGGAGAGAGCAGCGACGACGACGATCCTCTTCCTGCTTACATGATATGA